ATCACGGTGCCGGGCACGCTGATCGGTTTGATGTTGGCGGCCGGGTATTCATGGACATTGATGCCCGTCGACGTACACGTGAAGCCGCCCGGAATTCAGTTCGTCGAGTTCATGACGTTGGTGTATCCCGCCCGAAGCTACCCCGACCAGTGGCCGGCCTGGCTGGAGGCGCCCAAGCAAACCCTGCCGCTGCTCATCGGCCTGGGGGTATTTTGGCTCTGGTGCCTGTCGCTGCTCCCCTGGTTGTGGCTTCCGCGGCGCGGGTTCGAAAAAGCCGTGCGGATGTTTATCGGCCATGCGGTCCGGTCGCGGAACTTTCCGTCGATCCTCATGATCGCTGTCTGCGGCGGGGCGGGCATCATGATGGTTTGGTGGTTGGGCGGGCCGGGCTGGGCGGCGCTGTTGACTTCGCTCAGCGGGCTGGCCATGGGCGGCGCCCTGATTTGGTCGGTGCGGATCATCTTCTCGGCCCTTCTGGGAAAAGAGGCCATGGGATTCGGCGACGTGACGCTGCTGGCAATGATCGGCGCGTACCTGGGCTGGCAGGCGCCGATTTTCATCTTTTTTGTGGCCCCCTGCATCGGACTTGTCTTCGGCCTCACGCAGTGGGCTTTGGGGATGGGCCGCGAGATTCCTTACGGTCCCTTCCTTTGTCTGGCGACCGTGATCGTGGTGTTCGCTTGGCGGTGGTTCTGGGAAAGGTTCGTCCAATGGTTCGAGCCCCTGGGCGAGAACGCGCCCCTGCCGGCGCTCGTGCAGGTCTTGCTGGAGCCGATTCCGGGCCTCGCTTTGCCGCCCATTCTTTCGGCCCTGATGTTCTTCTTCGCAGTCGGCGCCTTGCTCGCCGGGGTCCGTCATCTGGTGCTGTCACTGCGCGCCTAACGCTTTGTCAGGCATCGATATGAGGGATGGCCGCAGGCCCTGATTTCGAGCGGCCCACGCCAACCCATTCGACGACCAGCGGTCGGTCTTCGCTCTGCTGAACCCTGAACCCCGAACCCTCCTACGCAACCACGAGGCATGCGAGGGTCCAGCCAACAACGGCGACCAGGGCCAGCAGGCAGCCGGTCGCTGCCTTGCCGCCGCTCTTGGTGTACCGCAGGCCGCTGCCGGGCACGCTGATCGACGTATAGCGTCGCGCGCATGCATTGACGCCCGTGCGGAACCCTTTTCCGCCCATCGAGTCGCCGACGCCCGACTTGCCGACATTGATTCTCCAGCGGCCCGATGCTGGCGCTTTTTGGTACGATGAATCAGCTCCCCTGCGTTATGCGATCGACCGCGTCGCGAAGCTTCTGGAGTTGTCTTGGGGTCATACCACGCATTGCGCGTACAATCTGCAAGACTTCGACGGGCGCCTCAGCAATGGTTGCTGACAAATCGTCAGGGGCCCTGCCCGCCAACGCGACCCACTGGTCGGGATCCTCCTCCAGCAGCTCTGCCATCCGTCTCACACGATCCACAGTTGGCGGCATCACGCTGCACTGTTCGACGCGGCATAGGTACGTGGGGCTAATGCCAGCGAGCTCGGCGAACCGGCGCAGACCGAGTTTTTTCCCCAGACGCTTTGCGCGGAGGACATGCCCAAATGGCGCAGCGCCGCTGGTGCCGGAAGTCTTCTCTCGGTTGGCGGTTTTCATATCAGTGTCCTAGCAACTCATACCGTTACTGAAGGTCCTCTTTTCGCAGCCGCAGCATTCTCGCGGCTTCGCTCCAAGTTTTAC
This sequence is a window from Pirellulales bacterium. Protein-coding genes within it:
- a CDS encoding A24 family peptidase, whose amino-acid sequence is MIELEKIPIYYRLAAVFAAGVLLGHIATLLAYGLSMRPGRNPWSRLHPYDGRGRWRDRLPLVGWWRLARKSETLGRGFWISPLLAELLMGALCAALYWWEVERGMLVSGGQVAAGAKIPPSPITWEIMYAIFAAHVVLSFFMLAATLIDFDERIIPDEITVPGTLIGLMLAAGYSWTLMPVDVHVKPPGIQFVEFMTLVYPARSYPDQWPAWLEAPKQTLPLLIGLGVFWLWCLSLLPWLWLPRRGFEKAVRMFIGHAVRSRNFPSILMIAVCGGAGIMMVWWLGGPGWAALLTSLSGLAMGGALIWSVRIIFSALLGKEAMGFGDVTLLAMIGAYLGWQAPIFIFFVAPCIGLVFGLTQWALGMGREIPYGPFLCLATVIVVFAWRWFWERFVQWFEPLGENAPLPALVQVLLEPIPGLALPPILSALMFFFAVGALLAGVRHLVLSLRA
- a CDS encoding helix-turn-helix transcriptional regulator; translation: MKTANREKTSGTSGAAPFGHVLRAKRLGKKLGLRRFAELAGISPTYLCRVEQCSVMPPTVDRVRRMAELLEEDPDQWVALAGRAPDDLSATIAEAPVEVLQIVRAMRGMTPRQLQKLRDAVDRITQGS